In one Streptomyces sp. NBC_01288 genomic region, the following are encoded:
- the pelF gene encoding GT4 family glycosyltransferase PelF codes for MRTGRHVTMLTEGTYPHVHGGVSTWCDQLVKGMPEVDFHILSLTGSGREPVTWELPPNAYRHTSVPTWGPRPGRRRHGLYGAARRRFVDSYERFLLSFLDPEAHCDFGESLYDLARLARQGRLSAALRTETALRSLMWIWTMPHLATAAARPTVHDALTATDLLEHALRPLGVRIPEDCVAHAVSSGLATLPALAAKKLDGVPFLLTEHGIYLRERYLGYRRDGQRWPVKAFMLGFYRELNSHGYKAADLITPCNQYNRRWEERGGADADKIRTVYNGVDPAAFPHAGPEPEIPTLSWCGRVDPIKDLETLLRAYAEVRAELPETRLRLFGPVPAGGEAYRTRLEKLAAELGVTDGVTFEGRISEVWRAYAAGHVVMLSSISEGFPFSIIEAMSCGRTTVSTDVGGVSEAVGDTGLVVPPREPEKMAAAVLTLLRDDERRLKLGELSRQRVIERFTLRRSVDNFRTIYQELAGRPEVYEPTVETVADWTAELRDPWYKAVATDGTDW; via the coding sequence ATGCGTACCGGCCGTCACGTCACCATGCTCACCGAAGGCACCTATCCGCACGTCCACGGCGGGGTCAGCACCTGGTGCGACCAGCTCGTCAAGGGCATGCCGGAGGTGGACTTCCACATCCTGTCGCTCACCGGCAGCGGCCGCGAACCCGTGACTTGGGAGCTGCCGCCCAACGCCTACCGGCACACGTCCGTGCCGACCTGGGGCCCACGCCCGGGCCGCCGCCGACACGGCCTGTACGGCGCCGCCCGCCGCCGCTTCGTCGACTCCTACGAGCGGTTCCTGCTCTCCTTCCTCGACCCCGAGGCCCACTGCGACTTCGGTGAGAGCCTCTACGACCTGGCCCGACTCGCCCGCCAAGGACGCCTGTCGGCGGCCCTGCGCACCGAGACGGCGCTGCGCTCGCTGATGTGGATATGGACGATGCCGCACCTGGCAACGGCCGCCGCCCGGCCCACAGTTCACGACGCGCTCACCGCAACGGACCTGCTGGAGCACGCACTTCGCCCGCTCGGCGTCCGCATCCCCGAGGACTGCGTCGCCCACGCCGTCAGCAGCGGCCTGGCGACCCTGCCCGCGCTCGCCGCGAAGAAGCTCGATGGAGTGCCGTTCCTCCTCACCGAGCACGGCATCTACCTGCGCGAGCGCTACCTCGGCTACCGCCGCGACGGCCAGCGCTGGCCCGTGAAGGCCTTCATGCTCGGCTTCTACCGCGAGTTGAACTCCCACGGGTACAAGGCCGCCGACCTGATCACCCCGTGCAACCAGTACAACCGCCGCTGGGAGGAGCGCGGCGGCGCCGACGCCGACAAGATCCGCACGGTCTACAACGGCGTCGACCCGGCCGCCTTCCCGCACGCGGGCCCCGAACCGGAGATCCCCACCCTCTCCTGGTGCGGCCGCGTGGACCCCATCAAGGATCTCGAAACACTTCTACGCGCGTATGCGGAGGTCCGTGCCGAACTCCCGGAAACCAGGCTGCGGTTGTTCGGCCCGGTCCCGGCCGGCGGCGAGGCCTACCGCACCAGACTCGAAAAGCTGGCAGCCGAGTTGGGCGTCACCGACGGGGTCACCTTCGAGGGCCGCATCAGCGAGGTCTGGCGTGCCTACGCGGCCGGACACGTCGTCATGCTCTCCTCGATCTCCGAAGGCTTCCCGTTCTCCATCATCGAGGCCATGTCCTGCGGCCGTACGACCGTCTCGACCGACGTCGGCGGAGTCAGCGAGGCCGTCGGCGACACCGGCCTCGTGGTCCCGCCGCGCGAGCCGGAGAAGATGGCCGCCGCCGTCCTCACCCTCCTCCGGGACGACGAACGCCGCCTGAAATTGGGGGAGTTGTCCCGGCAGAGGGTTATCGAGCGGTTCACGTTGCGTCGCTCGGTGGACAATTTCCGGACTATTTACCAAGAGCTGGCGGGCCGTCCCGAGGTGTACGAGCCCACCGTCGAGACCGTCGCCGACTGGACCGCCGAGCTGCGCGATCCGTGGTACAAGGCGGTCGCCACCGACGGGACGGACTGGTGA
- a CDS encoding spherulation-specific family 4 protein, with product MSQLLVPYYEHPTVRPSEWAAIVAAAPRLYAVILNPASGPGETPDRAFAEVAAQLRATDVRLLGYTDTDYGRRPHADVAADLTRYRDWYGTDGAFLDQVPSTQAEFRHYQRIATAAWATGCGTLVLNHGTTPHPSYARIADVLITFEGPWTTYRDLTPHPWHGTKGTHLGHLVHGVPPDADFEAEARARGASVHCAVPGMGDHPWGTLPHTLEPVP from the coding sequence ATGAGCCAACTGCTGGTCCCGTACTACGAACACCCCACCGTCCGCCCCTCCGAGTGGGCCGCGATCGTGGCGGCAGCCCCCCGCCTCTATGCCGTGATCCTCAACCCGGCCAGCGGCCCCGGCGAAACCCCGGACCGGGCCTTCGCCGAGGTGGCGGCCCAACTCCGCGCCACGGACGTCCGGTTGCTCGGCTACACGGACACGGACTACGGCCGCCGCCCGCACGCGGACGTGGCAGCGGACCTGACCCGCTACCGCGACTGGTACGGCACGGACGGCGCGTTCCTGGACCAAGTCCCCTCCACCCAGGCCGAGTTCAGGCACTACCAACGCATCGCCACCGCCGCCTGGGCCACAGGCTGCGGCACGCTCGTGCTGAACCACGGCACGACCCCCCACCCGTCCTACGCCCGCATAGCCGACGTCCTGATCACCTTCGAGGGCCCCTGGACGACGTACCGCGACCTGACCCCCCACCCTTGGCACGGCACGAAGGGAACCCACCTCGGCCACCTCGTCCACGGCGTCCCGCCCGACGCCGACTTCGAGGCGGAGGCCCGTGCGCGAGGGGCCTCGGTGCACTGCGCGGTACCCGGCATGGGAGATCATCCGTGGGGTACCTTGCCCCACACCTTGGAGCCCGTTCCATGA
- a CDS encoding endo alpha-1,4 polygalactosaminidase: MIRPIHPAPLLALLVLLLAGCTTTPDAKPTPTQTTGKRWQPRPGVAWQWQLSGRLDTSIDVPVYDIDGFDHSKATVTSLHDKGRKVICYISTGAWEDFRPDAKKFPKSVLGKGNGWKGERWLDIRRTDVLEPLMAARLDMCRDKGFDAVEPDNMDGYRNDTGFPLKAADQLRYNRLIAKLSHDRGMAVGLKNDLDQIPALVSDFDFAVNEQCAQYDECDTLTPFIKANKAVFHVEYDLPTSRFCPDSRHLKLSSLEKKYELGAWRKAC; encoded by the coding sequence ATGATCCGCCCGATCCACCCCGCCCCACTGCTCGCCCTCCTCGTCCTGCTCCTCGCGGGCTGCACCACCACCCCCGACGCCAAGCCGACCCCCACGCAGACCACCGGAAAGCGCTGGCAGCCCCGCCCGGGAGTGGCCTGGCAGTGGCAGCTGAGCGGCCGCCTGGACACATCCATCGACGTCCCGGTCTACGACATCGACGGCTTCGACCACTCCAAGGCGACGGTGACCTCACTCCACGACAAGGGCCGCAAGGTCATCTGCTACATCTCGACCGGCGCCTGGGAGGACTTCCGCCCGGACGCCAAGAAGTTCCCCAAGTCGGTGCTGGGCAAGGGCAACGGCTGGAAGGGCGAACGCTGGCTGGACATCCGCCGCACGGACGTCCTCGAACCCCTGATGGCGGCCCGCCTGGACATGTGCCGCGACAAGGGCTTCGACGCGGTGGAGCCCGACAACATGGACGGCTACCGGAACGACACCGGCTTCCCCCTCAAGGCAGCCGACCAACTCCGCTACAACCGCCTCATCGCCAAGCTGTCCCACGACCGGGGCATGGCGGTCGGCCTGAAGAACGACCTCGACCAAATCCCCGCCCTGGTAAGCGACTTCGACTTCGCGGTCAACGAACAGTGCGCCCAGTACGACGAGTGCGACACCCTGACCCCGTTCATCAAGGCCAACAAGGCGGTCTTCCACGTCGAGTACGACCTCCCGACCAGCCGCTTCTGCCCCGACTCCCGCCACCTGAAGCTGAGTTCCCTGGAGAAGAAGTACGAACTGGGCGCGTGGCGCAAGGCCTGCTGA
- a CDS encoding phosphatidylglycerol lysyltransferase domain-containing protein: MGDVRVGPVQERHSSGASRRAAAFAVWYLRAVAFINFLSAAWVSLGQDVRRHNQENFFTPYLLTAGFASGVFTAFLAITMRRRKRAAWILNLVVSGLFLALFGFAMSFQEIRQYPQNWISLVLTAAFVAALVVGRREFYAKGDRSNPRLAAVVAVGGTLAASLLAALLVTVTNQAHDASRSTFVERWRYGAFRLVSIAAPENRFPGIWTPNWVNVVINVLSTVLVLAVFYAAFRSRRAVDPLTEDDEKKLRALLERQGERDSLGYFALRREKSVVWSPTGKAAVAYRVVGGVSLASGDPIGDPEAWPGAIEPWLAEARVHGWIPAVMGASEEAGTVYARHGLDALELGDEALVEVAEFTLEGRAMRTVRQAFNRVKRAGYTVRIRRHEDIPAEEMAYLLKRADDWRDGATERGFSMALGRLGDPDDGRCVMLECTDGEGELRAVLSFVPWGPHGLSLDLMRRDRGSDNGLMEFMVIELLRRAQEIGITQVSLNFAMFRSVFERGARIGAGPVLRLWRSLLSFFSRWWQIESLYRANAKYRPIWEPRFLLFEKSADLLRIGLAAARAEGFLEAPGLPKWLHRKHLETHR, translated from the coding sequence ATGGGAGATGTCCGGGTCGGGCCCGTTCAGGAACGTCACAGCTCAGGCGCCTCGCGGCGGGCCGCGGCCTTCGCCGTCTGGTATTTGCGGGCCGTCGCGTTCATCAACTTCCTCAGCGCGGCGTGGGTTTCGCTGGGGCAGGACGTACGACGGCACAACCAGGAGAACTTCTTCACGCCGTATCTGCTGACGGCAGGCTTCGCGTCCGGGGTGTTCACGGCGTTCCTCGCCATCACCATGCGGCGCCGCAAACGCGCCGCGTGGATCCTGAACCTGGTGGTCAGCGGGCTGTTCCTGGCGCTGTTCGGGTTCGCCATGTCGTTCCAGGAGATCCGCCAGTACCCGCAGAACTGGATCTCCCTGGTGCTGACCGCCGCGTTCGTCGCCGCGCTGGTGGTGGGGCGGCGGGAGTTCTACGCCAAGGGCGACCGGTCCAACCCCCGGCTCGCCGCGGTCGTCGCCGTCGGCGGCACGCTGGCCGCCTCACTGCTCGCCGCGCTATTGGTGACGGTCACCAACCAGGCGCACGACGCGTCCCGTTCGACGTTCGTGGAGCGCTGGCGCTACGGCGCGTTCCGGCTGGTGTCCATCGCCGCGCCGGAGAATCGCTTCCCCGGCATCTGGACCCCGAACTGGGTCAACGTCGTCATCAACGTCCTCAGCACGGTCCTGGTCCTCGCCGTGTTCTACGCCGCGTTCCGCTCCCGGCGCGCCGTCGACCCGCTCACCGAGGACGACGAGAAGAAGCTCCGGGCGCTCCTCGAACGGCAGGGCGAGCGCGACTCGCTCGGGTACTTCGCGCTGCGCCGGGAGAAGAGCGTGGTGTGGTCGCCGACCGGCAAGGCTGCCGTCGCGTACCGGGTCGTGGGCGGGGTGTCGCTGGCTTCCGGTGACCCGATCGGCGACCCGGAGGCATGGCCCGGCGCGATCGAGCCGTGGCTGGCGGAGGCCCGGGTTCACGGATGGATTCCGGCCGTGATGGGCGCGAGCGAGGAGGCGGGCACCGTCTACGCACGGCACGGCCTCGACGCCCTCGAACTCGGGGACGAAGCCCTCGTCGAGGTCGCCGAGTTCACGCTGGAGGGGCGCGCCATGCGGACCGTACGGCAGGCCTTCAACCGGGTGAAGCGGGCCGGGTACACCGTACGCATCCGCCGCCACGAGGACATTCCGGCCGAGGAGATGGCGTATCTGCTGAAGCGCGCGGACGACTGGCGCGACGGGGCCACCGAACGCGGGTTCAGCATGGCGCTCGGGCGGCTCGGGGACCCCGATGACGGGCGGTGCGTGATGCTCGAATGCACCGACGGGGAGGGCGAGTTGAGGGCGGTGCTGTCCTTCGTGCCGTGGGGGCCGCACGGGCTGTCGCTCGACCTGATGCGCCGGGACCGCGGCTCCGACAACGGGCTCATGGAGTTCATGGTGATCGAACTCCTGCGCCGCGCCCAGGAGATCGGCATCACCCAGGTCTCGCTCAACTTCGCCATGTTCCGTTCGGTCTTCGAACGGGGGGCGCGGATCGGTGCCGGGCCGGTGCTGCGGCTGTGGAGGTCGCTCCTCAGCTTCTTCTCGCGCTGGTGGCAGATCGAGTCGCTGTACCGCGCCAACGCCAAGTACCGGCCCATCTGGGAACCCCGGTTCCTGCTCTTCGAGAAGAGCGCGGACCTGCTGCGCATCGGCCTCGCGGCGGCGCGTGCTGAAGGGTTCCTGGAAGCTCCGGGCCTGCCGAAGTGGCTGCACCGCAAGCACCTGGAGACGCACAGATGA
- a CDS encoding S1C family serine protease produces the protein MDSPRIRALRPIALLVCSLALVAGCSGSDSGSSSASSASSASSKKDGSTTQAAEAAVPMSSDDLQSDYLKVIKEVLPSVVQIQASSDLGSGIVYDDQGHIVTNAHVVGDEKTFKVTTANSEDVLTAKLVYSYPEQDLAVVKLDKVPDGLKAATFADSSKVEVGQIVLAMGSPLGLSSSVTQGIVSATGRTVSEGSSGGGTGATIANMVQTSAAINPGNSGGALVNLNGQVIGIPTLAATDPDLGGGAAPGIGFAIPSSMVKTVADQIVKDGKVTDSGRAALGITGRTVVDDRYQAAGVAVVEVKSGGAADKAGIRAGDIITKLGDTGITTITSLSEALASDRPGQRTTVTYSRNGASKKVDVTLGEQ, from the coding sequence ATGGACTCTCCCCGTATCCGCGCCCTCCGCCCCATAGCTCTCCTCGTCTGTTCGCTCGCGCTGGTCGCCGGGTGTTCCGGTTCCGACTCCGGGTCCTCGTCGGCCTCCTCGGCCTCCTCGGCCTCCTCGAAGAAGGACGGCTCGACCACGCAGGCCGCCGAGGCCGCCGTACCGATGTCGAGTGACGACCTTCAGAGCGACTACCTGAAGGTGATCAAGGAGGTCCTGCCGTCGGTCGTGCAGATCCAGGCCAGCAGTGATCTGGGGTCGGGGATCGTGTACGACGACCAGGGGCACATCGTCACCAACGCGCATGTCGTCGGGGACGAGAAGACGTTCAAGGTGACCACCGCGAACAGCGAGGACGTGCTCACCGCCAAGCTCGTCTACTCGTACCCCGAGCAGGACCTGGCCGTCGTCAAGCTGGACAAGGTGCCGGACGGGCTGAAGGCGGCGACCTTCGCGGACTCCTCCAAGGTCGAAGTGGGGCAGATCGTCCTCGCCATGGGCTCGCCGCTCGGACTGTCGTCCAGCGTGACGCAGGGCATCGTGTCGGCGACCGGACGGACCGTCAGCGAGGGCAGCAGCGGCGGCGGTACGGGCGCGACCATCGCCAACATGGTGCAGACCTCGGCCGCGATCAACCCCGGCAACAGCGGGGGCGCGCTGGTGAATCTGAACGGGCAGGTCATCGGCATCCCGACCCTTGCCGCCACCGATCCCGACCTCGGGGGCGGTGCGGCGCCGGGGATCGGGTTCGCGATTCCCTCGTCGATGGTCAAGACCGTCGCCGACCAGATCGTCAAGGACGGCAAGGTCACCGACTCGGGGCGGGCGGCCCTCGGCATCACCGGACGTACGGTCGTCGACGACAGATATCAGGCGGCCGGGGTCGCCGTGGTCGAGGTGAAGAGCGGTGGGGCCGCCGACAAGGCCGGTATCCGGGCGGGCGACATCATCACGAAGCTCGGTGACACGGGTATCACCACGATCACCTCGCTGTCGGAGGCGCTGGCGTCCGACAGGCCGGGGCAGAGGACGACGGTGACGTACTCGCGGAACGGGGCGTCGAAGAAGGTCGACGTGACGCTGGGCGAGCAGTAG
- a CDS encoding bifunctional adenosylcobinamide kinase/adenosylcobinamide-phosphate guanylyltransferase produces the protein MELTLLGTGAPAGLPRLDCPCAACAVSLGVDARAATAVLVDGTLLLDLTPGAAFAAARAGHSLGGVRQVLLSHPHDGPAVEVPAGLPQPGRVPDGRELALLTGHRVRAVAMDAPGTGYAVTGPDGQRVLYLPPGGAPAGLEEGAVPSYDMVLADVVGRPDALAKLRAVGAMGPATDVIAVHLDHDVAPGAELARRLAAVGARAVPDGTTLTVGVYEDVPDVPRRTLVLGGARSGKSVEAERRLEAFPDVLYVATGGSRNGDTEWTSRVSAHRERRPGSWRTAETCDLVPLLAEDGPPLLIDCLSLWLTDAMDSVGAWDDTEWGDGGEKKLRERVRELTAAVRTTRRTLVAVSNEVGSGIVPATASGRRYRDELGRLNAALAGECEHVLLVVAGQALTLRG, from the coding sequence GTGGAACTCACTCTGCTCGGTACCGGTGCCCCTGCGGGACTGCCCCGCCTCGATTGCCCCTGTGCGGCCTGTGCCGTGTCGCTCGGGGTGGATGCCCGGGCTGCTACCGCCGTGCTTGTGGACGGGACGTTGTTGCTCGACCTGACGCCCGGGGCCGCCTTTGCCGCGGCTCGGGCCGGGCACTCGCTCGGCGGGGTGCGGCAGGTGCTGTTGTCGCATCCGCATGACGGGCCCGCGGTGGAGGTGCCTGCGGGGCTGCCGCAGCCGGGGCGGGTGCCGGACGGGCGGGAGCTGGCGTTGTTGACGGGGCATCGGGTGCGGGCGGTGGCGATGGACGCGCCCGGTACCGGGTACGCCGTCACCGGGCCCGACGGTCAGCGGGTGCTGTATCTGCCGCCGGGGGGCGCGCCGGCCGGGCTTGAGGAGGGGGCCGTGCCGTCGTACGACATGGTGCTCGCCGATGTCGTGGGGCGGCCGGACGCCCTGGCCAAGCTGCGGGCCGTCGGGGCGATGGGGCCCGCGACCGACGTCATCGCCGTCCATCTCGACCACGATGTGGCGCCGGGGGCCGAGTTGGCGCGGCGGCTGGCGGCCGTGGGGGCGCGGGCCGTGCCGGACGGGACGACGTTGACCGTGGGGGTGTACGAGGACGTGCCCGATGTGCCGCGGCGGACGCTGGTGCTGGGTGGGGCGCGGTCCGGGAAGTCGGTCGAGGCGGAACGGCGGCTGGAGGCCTTTCCCGATGTGCTGTACGTCGCCACCGGCGGCTCGCGCAACGGGGACACCGAGTGGACCTCCCGCGTCTCCGCGCACCGGGAGCGGCGGCCGGGGTCGTGGCGTACGGCGGAGACGTGCGACCTGGTGCCGTTGCTCGCGGAGGACGGGCCGCCGTTGCTCATCGACTGTCTGTCGCTGTGGCTGACGGACGCCATGGACTCCGTGGGGGCGTGGGACGACACGGAGTGGGGGGACGGCGGGGAGAAGAAACTCCGGGAGCGGGTACGGGAGTTGACCGCCGCTGTGCGCACCACGCGGCGGACCCTGGTCGCCGTGTCCAACGAGGTCGGCTCGGGGATCGTGCCGGCGACCGCGTCCGGGCGCCGGTACCGCGACGAGCTGGGGCGGTTGAACGCCGCGCTCGCCGGCGAGTGCGAGCACGTGTTGCTGGTGGTGGCGGGGCAGGCGCTGACGTTGCGCGGCTAG
- a CDS encoding leucyl aminopeptidase, with product MTALTLSTAAAPGLRADAIVIGVGKGGKGPVVAPGADAVDKAYDGRLAGVLETLGASGAEGEITKLPAPAGFKAPLVLAVGLGAEPEEGEAYDAEALRRAAGAAARALTGAKKAAFALPLADAADAGAIAEGALLGAYSFDAYKGSVKDAKAGGKAPLAEVALLGGKPRDKEYKAAVERALAVTEELNRARDLINTPPNDLDPEAFAAVAQTAAKEHGIKVQVLDEKALEKGGYGGILGVGAGSAAGPRLVKLSYTHADATKHLAFVGKGITYDSGGISLKPAGHNETMKCDMSGAAAVFAAVVAAARLGLAVNVTGWLALAENMPSGSATRPGDVLRMYSGKTVEVLNTDAEGRLVLADALWAASAEKPDAIVDVATLTGAMVLALGSRTFGVMANDDAFRAAIVDAAEEVGEPSWPMPLPEHLRKGMDSPTADIANMGERMGGGLVAGLFLREFVGEGITWAHVDIAGPAFNEGGAFGYTPKGGTGSAVRTLVRLAELTAAGDLG from the coding sequence GTGACTGCTCTCACTCTCAGCACCGCCGCGGCGCCCGGCCTGCGGGCCGACGCGATCGTGATCGGTGTCGGCAAGGGCGGCAAGGGCCCGGTCGTCGCACCGGGCGCCGACGCCGTGGACAAGGCGTACGACGGCAGGCTCGCCGGCGTCCTGGAGACCCTGGGCGCCTCCGGTGCCGAGGGCGAGATCACGAAGCTGCCCGCACCGGCCGGCTTCAAGGCCCCGCTCGTGCTCGCGGTGGGACTCGGCGCGGAGCCCGAGGAGGGCGAGGCGTACGACGCCGAGGCGCTGCGCCGGGCCGCCGGCGCTGCCGCCCGCGCGCTCACCGGCGCCAAGAAGGCCGCCTTCGCGCTCCCCCTCGCCGACGCCGCCGACGCCGGCGCGATCGCCGAGGGCGCGCTGCTCGGCGCGTACTCCTTCGACGCGTACAAGGGCAGCGTCAAGGACGCGAAGGCGGGCGGCAAGGCCCCCCTCGCCGAGGTCGCCCTGCTCGGCGGCAAGCCGCGCGACAAGGAGTACAAGGCGGCCGTGGAGCGTGCGCTCGCGGTCACCGAGGAGCTCAACCGCGCCCGCGACCTGATCAACACCCCGCCGAACGACCTCGACCCCGAGGCCTTCGCGGCCGTCGCGCAGACCGCGGCGAAGGAGCACGGCATCAAGGTGCAGGTGCTCGACGAGAAGGCCCTGGAGAAGGGCGGCTACGGCGGCATCCTCGGCGTCGGCGCCGGTTCCGCGGCCGGTCCGCGCCTGGTGAAGCTGTCGTACACGCACGCCGACGCGACCAAGCACCTCGCGTTCGTCGGCAAGGGCATCACGTACGACTCGGGCGGCATCTCGCTCAAGCCGGCCGGGCACAACGAGACGATGAAGTGCGACATGAGCGGTGCGGCAGCGGTGTTCGCCGCCGTCGTCGCGGCCGCGCGGCTGGGCCTCGCCGTCAATGTCACCGGCTGGCTGGCGCTCGCCGAGAACATGCCGTCGGGTTCCGCGACCCGTCCCGGTGACGTGCTGCGGATGTACAGCGGCAAGACCGTCGAGGTGCTCAACACGGACGCGGAGGGCCGGCTGGTCCTCGCGGACGCGCTGTGGGCGGCGTCGGCGGAGAAGCCGGACGCGATCGTGGACGTGGCGACGCTGACCGGGGCGATGGTTCTGGCTCTCGGGAGCCGGACGTTCGGTGTCATGGCGAACGACGACGCGTTCCGCGCGGCGATCGTGGACGCGGCGGAGGAAGTCGGCGAGCCGTCGTGGCCGATGCCGCTGCCGGAGCACCTGCGCAAGGGGATGGACTCTCCCACCGCCGACATCGCGAACATGGGTGAGCGGATGGGTGGCGGGCTCGTCGCCGGGCTGTTCCTGCGGGAGTTCGTGGGCGAGGGGATCACCTGGGCGCACGTCGACATCGCGGGGCCTGCGTTCAACGAGGGCGGGGCGTTCGGCTACACGCCCAAGGGCGGGACCGGGTCCGCGGTGCGGACGCTCGTGCGGCTGGCCGAGCTGACCGCTGCCGGGGATCTGGGCTGA
- a CDS encoding adenosylcobinamide-GDP ribazoletransferase, which produces MSKTSPFDGFRFAFGTLTVLPVGVTRWDREAARRGMMVAPTVGVVVGGCAGGLGLLLLFLGAGPLLAAVGSVAVPAVLTRGLHLDGLADTADGLGSGKPAEDALRIMKQSDIGPFGVLALVFVLLAQVAALAQLYGDSWGRGVAAAIVSGIVARLALTWAARVGVPAARPEGLGAAVAGVVPVGGAVAVTVSNGVISVAFGPFFGGRGYVHVVVAVVVALVVAELLLRRCRRRFGGVTGDVFGGLAETAATAVLVVLSVGG; this is translated from the coding sequence GTGTCCAAGACCTCGCCCTTCGACGGCTTCCGCTTCGCGTTCGGCACGCTGACTGTTCTCCCGGTCGGGGTGACCCGCTGGGACCGGGAGGCCGCGCGCCGCGGAATGATGGTGGCCCCGACCGTCGGAGTGGTTGTCGGTGGGTGCGCGGGCGGGCTTGGGCTGCTGCTTCTGTTTCTGGGGGCGGGGCCGCTGCTTGCCGCCGTCGGGAGCGTTGCCGTGCCTGCGGTTCTTACTCGGGGGCTGCATCTGGATGGGCTTGCGGATACCGCCGATGGACTGGGCAGCGGGAAGCCCGCCGAGGATGCGCTGCGGATCATGAAGCAGTCGGACATCGGGCCGTTCGGGGTGCTCGCCCTTGTCTTCGTGCTGCTGGCTCAGGTGGCTGCGTTGGCTCAGCTCTACGGCGACTCGTGGGGGCGGGGTGTGGCGGCGGCCATTGTCTCCGGGATCGTGGCTCGGCTGGCGCTGACGTGGGCTGCCCGGGTGGGGGTGCCTGCGGCTCGGCCGGAGGGGTTGGGGGCGGCGGTTGCGGGGGTGGTTCCGGTGGGGGGTGCGGTGGCTGTGACCGTGTCCAACGGGGTGATTTCGGTGGCGTTCGGGCCGTTCTTCGGGGGGCGTGGGTATGTGCACGTGGTTGTCGCCGTCGTTGTGGCGCTCGTTGTCGCTGAGCTTCTTCTGCGGCGCTGTCGGCGGCGGTTCGGTGGGGTTACGGGGGACGTGTTCGGGGGGCTTGCGGAGACTGCGGCTACGGCTGTGCTTGTGGTGCTTTCGGTGGGTGGGTGA
- a CDS encoding methyltransferase domain-containing protein → MNSLRTRVSTRVSTLDARRRHRALARAILRLLPEPESWLDVGTGDAHFPETAKTLFPYTSFDGLDPTPRVVRARAAERIEEAYAGHLTDPHITTALQSRYDVVTLLRDRSPAPDPDAELRAALTVLRPGGLLLLEGRPDDLRAQLEPHDCEFVPEHRGFQDRLPPPQRIIARRR, encoded by the coding sequence ATGAACAGCCTGCGCACCCGCGTCAGCACGCGCGTCAGCACCCTCGACGCGCGCCGCCGCCACCGCGCACTGGCCCGCGCGATCCTCCGGCTCCTCCCGGAACCGGAGAGCTGGCTCGACGTCGGCACCGGCGACGCCCACTTCCCCGAAACGGCGAAGACCCTCTTCCCGTACACCTCCTTCGACGGCCTCGACCCCACCCCCCGAGTCGTCCGCGCCCGCGCCGCCGAACGCATCGAGGAGGCCTACGCCGGCCACCTCACGGACCCGCACATCACCACGGCCCTCCAGTCCCGCTACGACGTCGTGACCCTCCTGCGCGACCGCTCACCGGCCCCCGACCCCGACGCCGAACTCCGCGCCGCCCTCACGGTCCTGCGCCCCGGCGGCCTCCTCCTCCTGGAAGGCCGCCCGGACGACCTGCGCGCCCAACTGGAGCCCCACGACTGCGAGTTCGTCCCCGAACACAGAGGCTTCCAGGACCGGCTCCCGCCCCCGCAGCGGATCATCGCCCGCAGGCGCTGA
- a CDS encoding type II toxin-antitoxin system Phd/YefM family antitoxin, producing MEPTSSAEELERAVALVEETGERVSVTVDGEPAGVLLPAAELAELEHWAQRGARAYGAAMPRPDAAPEPPPGPERHGPYIRYVHADGVRMTFTRDRAVVAELRSAAELDWLELWARNGRQVYMSPKQAAAFAEFLARQPPIDGRDGS from the coding sequence ATGGAACCGACAAGCAGCGCCGAGGAGTTGGAGCGCGCGGTCGCCCTGGTCGAGGAGACCGGCGAACGCGTCAGCGTCACCGTGGACGGCGAGCCGGCGGGCGTACTCCTCCCGGCCGCCGAACTGGCCGAGCTGGAGCACTGGGCGCAGCGAGGAGCAAGGGCCTACGGCGCCGCCATGCCCCGTCCGGACGCCGCGCCGGAGCCGCCGCCAGGACCGGAGCGACATGGCCCGTACATCCGGTACGTGCACGCGGACGGGGTGCGCATGACATTCACGCGGGATCGCGCGGTCGTGGCCGAGCTGCGGTCCGCGGCCGAACTCGACTGGCTGGAGCTGTGGGCGCGCAACGGGCGCCAGGTGTACATGAGCCCGAAGCAGGCGGCGGCGTTCGCCGAGTTCCTCGCCCGACAGCCACCGATCGACGGGCGGGACGGGTCCTAG